In Mus caroli chromosome 16, CAROLI_EIJ_v1.1, whole genome shotgun sequence, the sequence GGCCCCTGCCTCAGTTCCCAGTGTTGGCTTCTATCTGTTCCCAAGTGTATTCTTTCATAAAGGCCTTGGAGCTTGAGGGTGTGGCAGGGTGGCCTTCCCTCGATAACCTGGGGAGTTCGGAGGGTCCTCAATGCTCACTGGACCAGACTCTCCCAGGGACCGTGGAAATGAGAGCCCTGGATCTGCTGACCCATTCCTACCTTGTCAACTCTGCAGGGGCTCTTGACCCCTCAACTGCTGTCCCTGTCTAATTTAGCCTCCTGGCACTGTCCAAGGCTAAAATCAGGGGACTCACATTGCTGGGCAGTGCCATGGAGGTgaacaaaaaaaatttattagggAAGTTGAGGGAGGGAAATCCTATACAACAGAAAACAGTTTGTGATCTGTCCCCAGATGGGAGACACATAACTGCTGCCCAGAAGTAGCCCCCAGGACACAGCCCCTGTGTGAAAAGAGGAGTTGGCAGGGGTTCTGTTCTGACTCCTCCCAGGGGTATCCAGGCCCACAGGCTTGGGTATTCCCAGAGGTATCACCCTTGGATGCAGAAGACCCAGGTGGGGTCAGAGCAGGCAAGAGGCAGAGACGGGTGGACCAGGTTCATGGTGCACCGAGCTGGCTGGCAGCTCCAGGACTTTAAGGCATCTGTTCAGGGGCTTGGGGTTGAGTGGAGGAGTGCAGTAACCTGCGGTGACCTGagacccccaccccagcccaacCCACAGAGGCCTGGGCTCCCTAGAGGAAGTGGCTTAAAGTGCTTGGAAGGGGTAAGGAGGTTGGGGTGAAGGTCATGCTGGTTCCCAGTAGCTCTGAGGCCACCCCCATTGGGGCACTGGACCCCTGCAGCAGGTGGGGGGACTTCCTGAGGTCACCTGGAGACAGGGTCGTGGGCCCTGGCAGACTGATCAGTCAAGATGTGGCTGGTTGACAGGGAACGGGGCGGGGATCTCCAGGCTACATCCAGCCCAACTCCAAAGCTCTACAGCAACTTGCTCTTCTGGGTCCCCAGAAGACTGTCCATGGCCCTAGAGCCACCTACTAGTGTCCTGTTAGGGACCTGAGAGGCTGGGGAAAAGGCTGGATGCAGCAGAATGTAGCCGACAAATGGTCCCACGGGGGGCCGCCCCAGCAGCCACGCTCCAGGGGGCCCGCAGCGGCGGGTGATCCTCAGGGTGGCCAAGGTGGCATAGGTGGAGGCCAGGAGTCCCCCTAGGCGGACCACGCCACCCCCATCCACGGCTACAGCTGCCAATGCGCCCCCTGTTGGCCGATATCcatgagagagaagcagaaaggtgGAAGTCAGCAGTGGGTAGAACTAAGGGGCCCCAGGCTCTGGATACCTCCCCTTCTTGAAACTCTGGACTTACCCTagccctctccagccctgctctgagTTCTTCCTGACACTCCCTAATTCCTCCCTTGGCATATGGCAGGGAAGAAGTATAGTAGTATCTGTAGGGTTCTCAGCCAGACATTGGCCTCACGTGCAGCCTCCACTATATAGCTGCTCCAAGCCCTTTGGTACCTCAGAGTCCCAGGAGGCAGCTGAGGTCCTAGCCTTTCACCAAATACCCTTCCGTTCGGCATGACACAGACTGGGAGTAAGACACCTTTGCAACTCACCAGAAGTCCATTCGTTACCAACTAGGCCTGACTTGGCAATGCCAGCAGAACTGTCCAAGAGGAACATGCCACCCTGCACCAGCTGGCCAACCCCTTTCCTGAGACACTCCCCTGTACCCACAGCCACAGCCTTGCCCAAGGAAAGGCTCaaaatgatttttcctttttttaataaaattatagatatatagatgtaaatataaaaacatagaaCAGACACGATGCAAGCGGACGCTGCCATGTGCTTACTCAGGCCCCTGATGCCAGGGGACGAACGGACCCGCCCTGATGTGCTTTCCAGCTGTGCTGGCCAAGCCAGTGCTGGGAACCCGGGATGCTTTGGGGTGAGGACTCTCCAGTTTGGCAGGGAAGgcctgagagagagggagggggctcTTGGCCCCACTGGTCCCCCAGGCAGCATCTGGCCCCCTCTCTGCTCTGGCCgaccccaccccccatcacctCCCACAAGAGCATAAAGCAGAAGTTAAGGCTTTGATGAAAGAAGAGTGGCAGCCGAGCACTAACACATCAGACGTGGCACGGCAGCACGGCATACAGACACAGGGACATGAACCCACCAGCCAGGCAAGACACGAACAGAGGGAGCTGGGACCCCTGCTACCGCTCAAGTATCTGTCCGTACGTTCATCTATGCATCCCAACCCGGAGCAGGCCAGGGTTATGCTCCCTGAAAAGCATAGGCCTTGCCAAGCAACAAGCGACCAGCTTTGTCAGTGAAAGGCCATGAGTTAGGAGCAGCTGGAGAACAGGGCTGAGCAACTCATccagacaggagtgggtgggcccATGGGACTGCTGGGGACTGGCCTTTAGGGAATGAGGGCAATAGGATGCAGGGCTGAGCTTGGCTGATGAAGGAGGCAGTCCAGGTGCCCATCACAGCCCACAGCCTTGGATCCATCTGCCCTGTGAGTACTAGGTAAGTAGATGAACAAACAGGCAGAGGCCGGAGCACAAGCTTGTGGAGGCAAGGCTTTCTTTCCTGTTGACGTGTCCACAGCAGGCTTGGGGAGCCTCCTCCCTGGGGCAGAGAACTTGATAGGGTTGGGGAGCTACTGCGGGGGGGTCCTGGTCCCCGTGGCATCACAGCAGATGAGTGGTGGTCAGTTCTCACACCGAGATTTCATACGTAGTCCCACCCACGCCGGACACCTTCTTAACCAGCGTGTGCCGGGCAGGGCTGGCGTTGGGCCCCAGGGGGCTGGCAGCAGGCCCCAGACGGGCCATGCCTGGGGACTGCCCGTTAAGCTTACTTGGGGGGGTCTTCAGCTGAGGGTGATCCCTGCATCAaaacaagcacatatacacacatgcacatacagtgAACACAGTACAATGGGTAGTAGGACACATGTAGGTGTGGACTGGAGCCCTGTGTCCTTGTCCTTAGGATTATGCTGTCACAGGACAGACATTTCCAGAACTGCTGTCACCCTCATGGGTTCATTGATCTCTCCCAGTTGGATCAGCCAAAGAGCAGTGAGCCTGAGCTGCTGGGCCCTCCCTGCAATTGAAATTGGGAAGCCTAGCAGGGGACACACAGCTCTTTCACTAGTCTCTCAGGAAAATCGGGTAACACTCCTATTCCCCGGCCTGGCCAGAGCTACTCCTGTTTCCAGGAGGAATGCCCCATGGAACCTTTGTACCCACACAGCCTAAATAAGAGCCTCCTCCCAGGTCTCACCTGAGACCAAAACAATGAAGCCCATGCTCAGGTGCCTGGCTCCCACCTGCCCTTCCCCACTTTTAAGCATGGAGGCTCCCTGCTAATCTGGGGCTGCATGTTCAATACACGTGTTGTGGTGAGGCAATATCCCCGTCTCAGCATGCTGAGCACGTATCAAGACCAGGGAAGGGACAGCATGCCTGGAAAGGTAGGAGTTCACACATCCAAGTGAAGCTAGCTCTAGGAGTACTCTGAGTGAAGTCTGTGCTGGATCAGCATGCCAATGTCTCTTTCCCACATGCATACTGCACCCAGGGCCAGACCTTTCCAAATGGGGAACTAGGCTCAGCTACCTTGTACTGTCCCTACAGACAACTTAGGGATCTCCAGGATGAGCTGGGAGAGCCAAGTCATGACGGGTCCTACATGGGGAAACCCATCTACACTCCTGGGCACCCACCTCTGCATAGCCAGTGAGGGCTGCCGGTCCGGGAGGTCCGTGTGGATGAAGGCGACAGCCTTGGAGCCCGTGTAGGAGGGCGATCGGGGGGTGCCTGGTGGGGAAGGCAGGCCCTGACGGGCAGGTGACCTATGTGAACCACTGCCAGGCCGGGGTCCTGGGGCATTGTTGTTGGCCTGGTCAGCCtgcagggaggaggaagatgtCCGAGGTGCCCGACTCATGGAGCTGGACAACGAGGACAATGATGTCTGCAGGGCAGGATTGCGGGCACCACCAAAGCCAGGCCCGGCCACGAGGTCATCCCTGGAGCCGTAACGCAGGACAGAGCCACGGGGGCCTTCCGTTAACACACTGGCCTGTTGCAGGCTGTAGGAGCTGGGTGTATCATAGACACCAGAGTCGCCAAAGAGTGAGTCAGTCTGGGAGCGCAGCAGCCGTTCACGCTCTTCCCTGTCCTTGCGCTCCTGGATAGAGGCCATGATGGTCCGAGACAGGTTGTCATAGCGCACAGGAGAGGGCTCCCTAGGCCGGGGACCCAGCACAGGGCTGAAGCTGCGGGGTGGGGGCCGAGGTGGATCTGATGGCCCAGGGTGCAGGTAGGGTGAATGGTAGCTGGCCATACCAACAGAGGGGTGTGTGGGGCATGCGTGGCCACTGGGTGAGCCAGGGTTAAGTAGGCTGTCATATGACAGGCTGCCATTTCGATTGGGCAGTGCATGAGGAGCAAAGAGACTACGGTGAGGTGTCGGGGGCCCACCTTCAGAGCGCAGTGGCTGTAAGGTCATGTGGTCCCCACCCCTCCGACTGGCAGCCTTGAGACTCAGGGAGCGCAAGGCACCTGAGAAGGCATCAGTGGtgttgaggggtggggagggggggtaggGAGGATGCAGACCACCCGGCCCGTGGTCTGGGAGATCCAGGCTGGGCTCAGACACAAAGTCTAGACTGTGGGTGCTGTCATCTGCCAGAGTAAGGGAGTCAGGACCTGGGACCTGTGGAGAACAGGGTATTCTCACTACTGTACACACCTTACCTCTTGCCTGACCTTATAGCACCAAGAACTCTGAGGCTGTGACTACAGCAGCCATGGAAGCAGGGGCCTACTATGCATGGAAGTTGCGACAGAAGAGTTGGCATGGTAATACAAGAATTTATCTCCAAAGGGAAGCTGGTGTGGAGCCTGCTTCTACCCACAATCACTAGCAGGCTGCACAGACCCTTCCTAAGGTGACCAACAGTGGGCTTTGTAGTAAAAGGCCAGGGCAAGTTTCTCCAGACACAAGGTCTATGGTCTTGGGCTTCTCCAAGCCagagcagccacagccacagccacagccacaggcagAGGGGCTTCTTTAGTTTCTGTGACTAGACTTGAGCCACAGGCCCCTCTAATTCCAAAGCCTGTAAGAATAACTTGCCCTGGTACACTCAAGCAGCCTTATAAAATCCTTTGTGGGGTAAAGTCAGTCCTAGGAAGGCGGTGGCACAGGGTGTGCAAAGCCCATCCTTCTAATCTATACAACTCTCCTGCTGGGCAGCACGGCTACCACACTACCACTAGGATTGGACCCTTGTCTGTAGGTGCCCAGGCTCACTCTCACCCAATGACCTACAGTAAGGAGGTTCCCAGGACAGAGCTGGTCTGGGTGTGTGGAACTAGTCTCTCAGGCAACCTCTAGGAGGAGAGCAGCTTTGGGAACACTCAAGAGTTCTGGATCATTCCACAGGCTGCTGCTCCATGTTGCTGACTGTTCCACGGTGATAGACAAAGAAGTACTTAACTGGTGAAAATAAATGTGCTTTCTCAAACAAACCTCCAATTCTTCTGAGGGCTCCCGTGGGCCTCACAGAATGACTAAGGATGGAATTCCAGACATCCTAACTGCTAGAGGGGGAAGCTGCCCTCCTGGCCTGTGGGCAATGCCAGTACAGAAGCAGAGATGCCAGGCCGAGATGGTCTCACCTGCTCCCCTCCAAGAGACCCTAGCTCAGCATACCCACAGGATGCAGTCCTGCCAGCATGCATGTGACACCTCTGTGACAAGTACGGCCTTGTCAGGGGCATAAGCATGGGAACAGGACACCATAACCGAACAAGGCTCTCCCGGGAGACAGACCTTTTCTGGGTCAGATCCCTCCCATAGTAGGGCTACCTTCAGAGTTGGGGTCCTTCCTAGAGGCAGAGTCTGGACTTACCTGCTCATTAGGTCCACAAAAGGGTGTCTTGGGACCAGTGGAGAAGGCTGGCCGGAACTTATACATGGCAGGTGTTGGGGGGCTGGTCCTCTGTACTGATAGGGCACTCTCTGAGAAGAGGGACCACAGTCATGGAGTGAAACAAAAGCCAGCCCATGTCCCTTTCCTCAGCTGCCCTCCACCTCACCAGCACTGCCAGGTCTTGGGGTCTTCAGATCTCTTCCAAAGGTACCAGCCTCTATCTTGGGGGGCAGTGGAGGTCCCAGGTCCAGAGGTTTCTCATCCAGCTGGTCTAGACTGCCCTTGGACTAAGGAAGAGGGAGCAGTAGTGGGTGAAGtcttaagacagagtttctctgttttgccctggctgtcctagaactcactttgtagaccaggctggccttgaacccacatatccacctgcctctgcctcccgagtgctgggattagataTGTGGCTCTAATATCCATCTTCCTGTGGCTTTGGACACATGCATAAAGTGTTCCCAGTCCCTCTACCtcttcttcctgtccccacccctacACCCAACAGTCCCACTCACACACCATTACTGTTCCAGTCCAGAACCCCACCTTGCTGCGGCCAGCTTTCAGCCCATTGTCGCTCAGTTTGACCTTGAGGGGCACAGCTCGTTCCAGGAGCTCAGGTCTCAGGAAGGGTGGCTTGAGGCTCACTGAGAGTGGCATCCTGGGGGGTTCCACCACATACCTGTGCCAGGGTAGAAAGGGTCAGTGGCCGGACAAACAAGCCAGAACATACAAAGGCAGGGCCAGCCCCACCTAGCCAGAGCAGAAAGGAACCAGGCTGAGGGTCCGAGGCTGCCCACCCCGCACCCAGAACAGGCCTCTTGTCCCCCTGCCCAGGCCGGGCCTCACCGGGGCGCCAGGGGACTGCATAACACGTGCTCCACGTTCCCATAGCAGCCTCGGGTGAAGGGATTCACACCCCCGCGGAACTTCCCAGTCACCTGTGGACATGGGTCCCCTCAGCCAGCCTGACCACCCAGAACAGGCAGGGAGACAGGCAAAGGTAGGTGGGGTCCTTAGAAGTGTTCTTCATGGGAGGCAGTATGGGCAAATCGGGCCCAACGGTGCCCCTATACCCAGGGTATCCTTGCCTGCCCTTGCAGGAAGCTATAGCATTCCCAGACCTTGAGTTGTTAGTGGCTGCAGTGTCCATGGGTCACAAGTATGCAGCCGGATGGGCAGCCATGGCCCCACACCAAGCCCCTCCTCCCACAGCCATCTAAGCAACCTCACACTAGGGTTCCTGAGGCCCAGCCCACAGGGTTTGCACCTGCTCATTGGTGGTGCGGCCCCGCGTGACCAGTACCACGTGGAAGCCAGTGAGGCCGATGACAGGAATGAAGAAAAGGCCAGCCACACACATGACAGCCATGCTGGCCTGTTAAGGCCAACAGCTGAGGCAAGAACATgaagacccccctccccccactacaGTGACAGTTCTGTGGCCCCCTCTCGCCTAAGCACAGCGACTCTCCCGGAAGACCCCATGTACCCACTGACCCCCCAGGATATGCTGCTGAGGGCTGGGCCACGTGAAGACAAGGATACGTGATGGTGGTGTGGGCGGCTCCTAGCCCCTCTGAGTGATTGAGCACATACAGCAGGCCGAAGGCCACCACCCCCACCATGTGTGCGCTGAgtgacagcaggaacaggaagaagTAACGGTAGTTGCGGCGTCCAATGCAGTTGTTGACCCAGGGGCAGTGATGGTCAAAGTCCTGGCAGGGGCAGTGTGTCAGAACGCATGGAGGGTAGGACCTGGGCACAGGGACTGGTGCGGGGAGGGGCAGGGGTGGTCACCTCCACACAGTTGTCACAGACGCTGCAGTGTGAGCAGCGCGGTGGACGGTAAAAGTGGCACGTTGCACACCACTTCATGCGGACCTGGATGCCCCGAACATCCACATTCTTGTACAATGGGGCCCGGAAGTCATCCTCCTTGTCCTCGTCCTCGTCCGCTGGACATCAGGACCAGTAGGGTGGCAAGAGTACAGGGAGATGAGTTTCCTAGCTGGAGAGGACCTCTCTAATCTCTGCCCAGCCCACCCACTGTGAATCCCCAATCAGACACTTACACTCTAGTGACAAGAAGCAGATGAGCTGCCCCATACAGGGCCCTACCTCGGGGGAAGACTCCAGGGTCCATGAAGGTAGCCATACTGAAGTTGGCCaggacaaagaggaagaggatgccATTGTAGACAGGAAtagctggagacacagctcttgTCAACCATGGGCACCTGCAATGGACAATGGGCAGAGAACCAGGGATGTGAAGGAGGTAAGGTCAGAATTTTGAGACACAGCCATATGTATGCTTCTGGGACTACCAGGCCACTGCTAGGCAGGCACACAAGCAGATAGATCTTAGCTATCACTATGCCTTGGCTGTGTCCATTTGCTCAGTGTAAGCTCCCTGCACTAATTCCAACCCTGGAAACCCCAGGGCTACTGTCCAGAACGTAAGTCAcagctgaggaaatgactccattaTGAGAGGTCCATTAGCCTAGGGCACAGGATTGGGGTGGCCACACAGCTAAGCCAACGTACCGGCAACTTGCCCAGGCTACCGTACTCCTGAGGGACCCAGACAGAGTGGGAATTCATTGGCCAGTATGCTACCCAGAAGCTAGAGTCAGGCCATGCCAGAGCTGTGCAGACAGCAGGGCACTTGCCGAGGTATGGAGAGGCACAACCGTGCTTCAGCCAGTGCTGGGCACATCCTCCTTTGTTCTGTAGGATGCAGCTCTAGTCCTGGCAGACCCTGCTTTTGGGTTTGTTACCTTGTTTGCCAGGTGGTAGCACAGGAGAGCTAAAACGCTGGAAAAGCACACGCTCTACCGTCCGATCTCTCACCAGCCCACAGCACTTGGAGCCAAGGCTTCCTTTCTGACCCCATTTCCCAAGAAGCCTTCCAGAAGGTGTATCTCTGTAACTTCACAGTAAGAGCTCTGCACATCTGCCTCTGTCCTCACAGGTCCTCACCAGAATCCCCTCCACAGAGACACGCAGAGCCCTGACTCTGCAGTGGCTATATAAGTCCACCCTGAGTTCAAGGAGCTCCTCTGGTCTCAGGGGTCTGTGTTTCCTTCTGTGTCACTGGCTGCTGAGACAGGTGGGGAGGTACACACAGGGGTTTAATTTCCTGCCGGTGTTTGGCCATTTGTGGAGCCAGACCAGTGGGGCTTCCCTCCCGGTTGCCCTGACCGCAAAATGGAGTGATGGTGGCCACCTGCAGAGCCTGCAGCTACCCGCCACCGGAGTGCACAGTCCACACTGTGCGCCCACGCCTGCCTTGGCCAGGAGCCAGGCCCGCCGCCCCAGCAACCACCTCCATGGCAGCAGAACTATTTTTAGTGGAAAGCAAGAGGCTATTTAAAGCTCCTGCTTCCCACGGCAGCACCCTCTATGGGGCCACCAGCCATGACACCCCATCTTCTTTCCCAGACCAGCATGGACATACAGCATGACAATACAGGCCACACCCATGAGGGTCCAGCAGGAGAGGGGACCCAATCTGTAGCCTGGAACGTTCACTCTACATTCCCCATCTCTGACACAAACAGCACAGACAGCATGTCTGTGCCCTCCAATCCATGCTGTTCAGCTACAGTGGCACCCTACGATGAGACTCACAGCCCAGCGGTGAAGCACTTGGTAGGTAGGGAGAGACCTCTGAGTGAAGCAGTCAGGCCTTCTAGGGATGGGGTGCCCTCTAGCCTGACTTGGGTGTCCGATGAGAGGGGTTAGTTCCACACTGGTACAATGTGAAAATTCAGACCTCATGCTACAAAGTCAAAAGCATAATGTCAAAGCTAGTGAGTGCCACCTGCAGAAGTAgtgagggatgcagggatgctgtAAAGAGGAGAGACAGGCGTGAAGGAAGCAGGTGGGGGTGTACATGGGAAGACCAGGCTCGGATAGACTCGGGTTCTTCCTCGCCATAAAGTGGACACAACTGCTGTCCTTCTCATAAACAAGAAGCTGAAGACCACAGGCATTGGGGCCAGGCTATCCCCTAGTTATCAGTTGGGCTAGGCTCGGAAGTACTGCCTATGTATAGAAAGGGGATGATAGCTCCCAGGACTGGAGTTATCCAAGCCCGGCAGCCTGTATTTCTGTATTGCCTCTCTAGCTCCTTAGCAGACCACATGGGCTAGACAGCTGCCCTGAGTGAGATGTGTGAGGAGCAAGGGGGCAGTCCTGAGCTATGTTTGGCAGTTTGCACTGGTAGGGCACCTCAGTGGTATTAAGGTACTGGACAACCTCTGTACAACATGAGCAAGCACCACCTGCATAAACATAGCAGGGCCAGCAcgcacacaggcacgcacacacacacacacacacacacacacacacacgccagctATGTGTCAGGGGGCCTGATACACTTTGAGCTGGAGTCCAGTCACTGTCCTTGTCTCTAAGCTCCTAAGGCTTGACCTGGGTCCTCTTTGGGTGCTGGATAAGGTCCACACTTAGAAAGCCTGTGTGCAAGGACAGGGTTGTGGGGGAGCACAGCACAAACTGGCACATGCTGAAACTGGGCACACAGGCATGCGCTACGGCACATACACAAAGGCACAGAAGCACAAACTTACAGCTCACAACCATAGGAAAGCACAACTATTCCACATGAGTGAACTACGCACAGCTGcagacacacgtacacacaagAAGACTTGCATGTAGACACTGTGGGCCCACACACCATCTAGACATACCTGCACATTTGCTCATGCCCAGAGACATGTGGATGTGGGCACTTGTGAAGACACCCATGTGGTACCCTCCTCTCAGGTTTGTATAACCCAGGTCAGCTGCCTACTACCACGGGACTCAGGCAAGCCTCTGTGTGCTTCCCATTGCCCTGCGCACATGGCAAACATAAGCATACACAAGGACCACTGAAGCCTGAAAGGATGTGTGaggacacacaaagaaacaggagAACATTCGAGGACATGCCAGCTTTCCCAAGGGATGTTGCAGGAAGGAGCACTAGGTACTTGTGTGCTTAGTCCTCTACTTAGTTTTAGTGCTTGTCTGTAGAGTCCATTCTCTGCAGCCTGGGCCTATGAGACACACCTGGCCAGCCCCACACTGCTTCCAGGGGGCCAGCTGGAGCAGGGGGGCCTGTACAGGCATCTGGCCTTCAATGAGCAGGCAGGCTCCGACCTGCTTCGTTCCTAAAGACTCGTTGCTGGTTGGCTCAAGCCCTGAGGAGGACTGGGTATGTGTGTGcgagtgcacacatgtgttcctAGTATGGGCTCCGAGCAcctaaagtcttttttttttttttttccgttttttgagacagggtttctctgtgtaaccctggctgttctggaactcactctgtagaccaggctggccttgaattcaaaaatccgcctgcctctgcctcccaagtgctgggattaaaggcgtgtgccaccactgtctggcccaCCCAAGGTCTTAAGATGCATCCTGAGCAACAGTAACTCAGGCAAGAACACAAGCCATCATTATGTGCCCCACCCAAGTGGAGGTCTGAAGGCCCACGTAGGCCAGCAGAGAGACACCACCCAGTAAGGGGGTGACTTCAGGGACAGAATATCTGCCAAAAGCCAAATGTGGAATGGAAAATTTTTactcagacattttattttaatcaagtTCTTCATTAACACTGTCTAACATCACTGCCCTATGGGGCACCCAGGGCCACCAACAGCAGCCACTCGCCCTCATCCAAGGACATCCAAGGCACTCTGGAGAACTAAGCAACTACACCTACCTATGTTATCCCTAGACATTTGGACAGGAAGAGTAACAGGCTCAGAAGAGCAGGACACCCTAGCAGGAAAACTCACAGTTTTCAAACCTAGTCTCCCTCCCATGATGCTCCAGTCCCCAAGGCTATGAGGGGCCAGAACCAGACTGTCTACTGTCCCagtctgggcttttttttttttttttttgatttttttttaaaacagggtttttctgtttattcctggctgtcctggaactcactctgtagaccaggctggcctcgaactcagaaatccgcctgcctctgcctctcggattaaaggcatgcaccaccacgcctggctcccagTCTGGGCTTCTAACTGTTACACAGAGAGCTCAGGCCCTCCTGAATCCAGCTCTAACACTCTAGGTGCCCAAATGGCCTAACACAGCTCTAGGTTTAGCCATCCCCAGCCTCcgccatacatgtccttttgaaAAGTGGATTCTCCTGGCCTGGAGGAAGCCTTTGGACCCATCCTAACACCAAACCCAACCTCACACTGTACCACGGAGAGAGATACACATGCCAGCACAAGGCTGGGAGGGTTCCGGAAAAGGAGCTCACTCTCCCATCACCTCCAGGAAGTTCATCCCAATCTCACACCCTGCCTACCCCCAGTCTGTTCTAGAAAAGCCTGAATGTCTGCTGGGCCAATTACCCTCTTGGTGAGTGGAAAGGAGCCCCTGGTCCTTCAGCCCTTGggctcccttttttttttttttttttttttggttttttgagacagggtttttctctgtgtagccctggctgtcctggaactcactctgtagaccaggctggattcaaactcagaaatccacctgcctctgcctcccgagtgctggaattaaaggcgtgcgccaccaccgcccggctgggcTCCCCTTCTTGACTGACCCGATTCTCCTCGGCACCTTGAGAGAAGCAGTTCAGACTCA encodes:
- the Zdhhc8 gene encoding probable palmitoyltransferase ZDHHC8 isoform X2, which encodes MPRSPGTRLKPAKYIPVATAAALLVGSSTLFFVFTCPWLTRAVSPAIPVYNGILFLFVLANFSMATFMDPGVFPRADEDEDKEDDFRAPLYKNVDVRGIQVRMKWCATCHFYRPPRCSHCSVCDNCVEDFDHHCPWVNNCIGRRNYRYFFLFLLSLSAHMVGVVAFGLLYVLNHSEGLGAAHTTITMAVMCVAGLFFIPVIGLTGFHVVLVTRGRTTNEQVTGKFRGGVNPFTRGCYGNVEHVLCSPLAPRYVVEPPRMPLSVSLKPPFLRPELLERAVPLKVKLSDNGLKAGRSKSKGSLDQLDEKPLDLGPPLPPKIEAGTFGRDLKTPRPGSAESALSVQRTSPPTPAMYKFRPAFSTGPKTPFCGPNEQVPGPDSLTLADDSTHSLDFVSEPSLDLPDHGPGGLHPPYPPSPPLNTTDAFSGALRSLSLKAASRRGGDHMTLQPLRSEGGPPTPHRSLFAPHALPNRNGSLSYDSLLNPGSPSGHACPTHPSVGMASYHSPYLHPGPSDPPRPPPRSFSPVLGPRPREPSPVRYDNLSRTIMASIQERKDREERERLLRSQTDSLFGDSGVYDTPSSYSLQQASVLTEGPRGSVLRYGSRDDLVAGPGFGGARNPALQTSLSSLSSSMSRAPRTSSSSLQADQANNNAPGPRPGSGSHRSPARQGLPSPPGTPRSPSYTGSKAVAFIHTDLPDRQPSLAMQRDHPQLKTPPSKLNGQSPGMARLGPAASPLGPNASPARHTLVKKVSGVGGTTYEISV
- the Zdhhc8 gene encoding probable palmitoyltransferase ZDHHC8 isoform X1 — translated: MPRSPGTRLKPAKYIPVATAAALLVGSSTLFFVFTCPWLTRAVSPAIPVYNGILFLFVLANFSMATFMDPGVFPRADEDEDKEDDFRAPLYKNVDVRGIQVRMKWCATCHFYRPPRCSHCSVCDNCVEDFDHHCPWVNNCIGRRNYRYFFLFLLSLSAHMVGVVAFGLLYVLNHSEGLGAAHTTITMAVMCVAGLFFIPVIGLTGFHVVLVTRGRTTNEQVTGKFRGGVNPFTRGCYGNVEHVLCSPLAPRYVVEPPRMPLSVSLKPPFLRPELLERAVPLKVKLSDNGLKAGRSKSKGSLDQLDEKPLDLGPPLPPKIEAGTFGRDLKTPRPGSAESALSVQRTSPPTPAMYKFRPAFSTGPKTPFCGPNEQVPGPDSLTLADDSTHSLDFVSEPSLDLPDHGPGGLHPPYPPSPPLNTTDAFSGALRSLSLKAASRRGGDHMTLQPLRSEGGPPTPHRSLFAPHALPNRNGSLSYDSLLNPGSPSGHACPTHPSVGMASYHSPYLHPGPSDPPRPPPRSFSPVLGPRPREPSPVRYDNLSRTIMASIQERKDREERERLLRSQTDSLFGDSGVYDTPSSYSLQQASVLTEGPRGSVLRYGSRDDLVAGPGFGGARNPALQTSLSSLSSSMSRAPRTSSSSLQADQANNNAPGPRPGSGSHRSPARQGLPSPPGTPRSPSYTGSKAVAFIHTDLPDRQPSLAMQRGRIGSCSRGWGWRGPPRGTPGLHLCHLGHPEDHPPLRAPWSVAAGAAPRGTICRLHSAASSLFPSLSGP